TTGGGCTCGCGGTCATACCCGCATCGGCATTAGCACGTAGAGGGTCGAGGTATCCTTCACGTCACGCACCATCGTCGGCGAGCCGGGATCGGCGAACAGGAACTCGGCGGTCTCGCTTTCCAACTGTTGCGCGATGTCGAGCAGGTAGCGGGCGTTGAAGCCGATCTCGAGCGGATCGGCGTCGTAGCTGACGGGTAACTCCTCCGTGGCGCTGCCGGACTCTGGATTGTTGACCGTGAGCGTCAGCGTGTCGCCGGCGAGCGCGAGCTTCACCGCACGGCCCTTGTCGTTGGAGAGCGTCGACACCCGGTCCACCGCCTGTTCGAAGGTCACGTTGTCCAGTTCCAGGCGCTTGTCGTTGCCTTGCGGAATCACGCGCTCATAGTCCGGGAAGGTGCCGTCGATCAGCTTCGAGGTCAGAACGATCTGACCGGCGGACACGCGGATCTTCGAGGGCGAGAGTTCGATGCGGATGTCTTCGTCGCCTGCTTCCGTCAGATGCAGCAGATCCGCCACGGTCTTGCGTGGCACGATCACACCCGGCATGCCCTTGGCGCCGGCCGGGAGCGCGATCTCCACCTGCGCCAGCCGGTGGCCGTCCGTGGCGACCGCCCGCAGCGTCTCTTTGCCGTCGGTCTCGGCGGCATGCAGATAGATGCCGTTGAGATAGTAGCGGGTCTCCTCGGTCGAAATCGCAAAGCGCGTCTTCTCGATGAGGCGTTTGAGGTTCGCGGCCGGTACGGTGAAGGAATGGTCGAGGTCTTCGACCGACAAGGTCGGGAAGTCGTCGGCCGGCAGCGTCTGCAGCGAAAACTGCGCCGGGCCGGACGTGATGGTGAGCCGTTCCTGTTCCGCATCGCGGTCGATCGCGATGTCCCCGTCCGGGAGCTTGCGCACGATGTCGTTGAACATGTGCGCGGGCACCGTCACGGCGCCGTCGGCGGCGATGGTGCAATCGACCGTCTCGACCACTTCCATGTCGAGATCCGTGGCTGTCAGCTTCAAGGCATTTTCGCCGGCGGTCAGCAGCACGTTGGAGAGGATCGGTATCGTGTTCCGGCGCTCGACCACGCTCGCCATGTGGGCGAGGGCTCGTGCGAGTTTCGGCTTCTCGATCGTAAGGCGCATGGTTGGAGAGTATCCCGAAATCTAGCGTCTTTTCCGCTGAACGATCCCCGGTCCAAGACTGGCATTCCGGCTGAGCCAGGGCTCCCTTTGGAGCCGCCGCGCTCCCGACGGAGCCTTGGCGAGGCGGGCGAAAAACCGCGTCAAAAAAGCTCAGTGAACTTGCAGTGATGCGGCGGAATTTGCAAGTGCGGCAAGCGCTCAAAGGGGCTGTGACGGGGACCAACGGCGTAGTCCGATAGGGCCTCCAATGGCCGACGGGCCCGGAGCGTGCCGCTCCGAGCCCCGCCAACCTCAAGCGCTAGTCGCGCAGGAGCCGCTTCAACAGCTCGATCTCCTCCCGGAGCTGCGTGTCGTCGCTCATCAGTTGCTCGACCTTGCGTATCGCATGTAGCACCGTCGTGTGGTCGCGGTTGCCGAAACGGCGCCCGATCTCGGGCAGCGACCGGGAGGTCAGCAGCTTGGCCAGGTACATCCCGATCTGCCGGGGCCGCACGATGGAGCGGTTCCGGCGCCCGGAAAGAAGGTCGCTGCGGTTGACTCCGTAGTGCTTGGACACGGTCCGTAGGATGTCGTCGATGCGCACCCGGCGAGGCTCGGCGCCGCGCATGAGATCGCGCACGATCTGTTCCGCAACGGCAATGGTGACCGGCTCGTCGGTGAGCTGGTAGCTCGCCCGCAGGCGGTGAACGGCGCCTTCGAGCTCACGCCCGCTTTCCGTCAGCCGCTCCGCAAGGAAGGCGAGGACCGTGTCCGACACTTCGAGGCCGTTCGTTTCCGCGCAGGCCTCCAGCGCCCGCTTCTCGAGGATCTTGTGGCGCAGGTCGTAGTCCATGGTCTTGATCTCGGCCACGAGACCGCCGCCGAGACGGGAGCGCATCCGCATGTCGAGCTTGTCAAGATGGGTAGGCGCCCGGTCCGCAGCCACGACCACTTGCCGTCCGCCATCGATCAGCGAGTTCAGCGTGTGGCAGAACTCCTGCTGGATGGTCGGGCCCTGCAGGAACTCCATGTCGTCGATCAGGAGAATATCGATATTGCGGAGCTTTTCCTTGAAGGCGAGGGCGTCGCGCGCGCGCAAGGCCTGCACGAAGCCGGACATGAAGCGCTCGGCGGTGAGATAGAGAACCTCGGCCTCCGGCTTCTGCCGCTTCACCTCCCAGGCGATGGCATGCAGCAGATGCGTCTTGCCGAGCCCAACATTGCCGTGAAGAAACAGCGGGTTGAACGGAGACTGCGGGCTCGACGACGAAAGCGCCACTTGATGGGCCGCCGCGTGAGCGAGCTTGTTGGTGTTGCCGACGACAAAGCTGCCGAAGCTCAGGCGCGGATCCAGCGGCGATCCTTCGAAGCCGTCATAGCCCGTGCGCAGGGGCATCGGCAGGGCCGAGCGCTCCGCCACGACCTGCGGCGAGACGGCGCGCGGGATGGCGACGTCCTTCGGCGGCTCGACCGTGAAATGCGGCTGCCGCACGGAGAATTCCAGACGCTCCGCGTTGGGCCATTCTCCCTGAACCTGCCTCAGCACAGTGTCGTAGTAGTGGGTCCTCAGCCAGTTGCGCAGGAAGCGCGTCGCGACTGTCAGATGGATAACGCCGTCGGCGATATCGTCGACTTCAACGCCGCGAAACCAGCTTGCGTAAACGTCCTCTCCCAGTTCGCCGCGCAGCCGGGATTTGACTCGCGTCCAAGCCTCGCCTGGGCCGCATTGCTCCTCTTGATGGGCTCCATGGTCGTGAGCCCGTGCCTGTGCCTCTGCCACGATATTGTTCTTTCCCTAATCATTATTTTTGTCGCGCCAACACGCACCGTACGCAGCTACTGAAGCGGCCAACATTCTTGGACGCAGACCATCCCGACAGTTCCAATGACGAGCTCCCTAGCCTTGTAACCAGGGGAGCCCAGTCGCTTTCCAACCAGACAGGGAGCCCCGATGCCGGTCGTCGTCGAGCGGTCCTTCGAACCCCTCAGAGACGTTGTGACAAGCGCGATACCCCGCCGACGCCATCGCCTTGGCCGCGGCCAAGCTCCGGCTACCAGAACGGCAAATGAAGAAAAGATCGTCGTCTACTTGGACACCGAGTGCCTGCAACTCGTGTGCAAGGCGATCGGCAAAGCGCGGGTCGACGGACTGATCGGGAAAGGTCTGCCACTCAACAAGGACAGCCCGTTTGCCGAGGGCCCCCAGATCCGGGATGCCCACATAAGTCCACTCCGCGCGCGTACGCACATCGACTAACTGCGATCGAGGATTCCCCTGGAGAGCGCTCCAGGTCGACGCCACATCAACCTCATCGACCGTGTAATTGTCCATGCGCGCGCCCAATTTCGAGCCTCCTCCCCAAATTCATGAGCACGGTACAAGTACAGAATTCGTGCCACCCACTATCCGTGGTGATCTTGTGCGATTTACGCACGTAATATTCACAACTTACGCATAAGCATTCCACAAGATGTTCATGAAGCCCCACGCTTAAGACAAAGAAATCCTGTCTCGGCAACGGCCAAGATCAAGGTACTCAATTGTAAGGAGGGGACTTCCCCGTTCGGATAACTAGACTATACACACGCACTTCCCCCCGATCAAGCAAACGAGAATCCGGCTGAAGCCAGTATTCGTCAGTAGACTCACTGATGATCGGCGCCCCTCAAGCCCCTGTGCAAAAAGCGTGAATCGGCTAGGTCATCAAGACCAGCCTGGCGCACCAAAGCCTTTTTGCAGCCTCGGGGGCCGAAAATTTTTTTTCTAGGGACATTCGGTGGAAAAGTGAGGCGCGGAGGCCACAGCCGGCAGGCGTCGATTGCATGACAGCGGCGTCAAGCAATTGATATCTCAGTGTCAAGTAATTGAGACAAAGGCGATGTGCTTGCGGCGCCAGGCTGGCGCGGCCCGCCATCAGCGCTAGAGCGCTGGGCACGCGCGCCGTTCAAAGCGTGTGTCGCAAGTGGTGCCTGGCCCTGGGCCCAGGCGGAAGCCGGCCGCTTCGACGCCCGCGGCGTACACCCTCGACGGCATGCGGCGCGCCCTCCATACGCGGACGCAAAAAGACCGATCGACGCCGCGCGAAAGCGGAGCCGGCCGGTCGCTCATGTCATCAAGTGAAGTGGCGACGAGGCGAGCCTGCTACGCACCCAGTCTGTCGAGCACCAAAGGTGCTACGCACCGGAAGTGCTAGGCATTCATGGCGCCGACGCGCTTGGCGAGGCGCGAAACCTTCCGCGACGCCGCGCGGCGGTGGAGGATGCCAAGCTGGGCCGTGCGGGCGACCACCGGCTCGGCACTGCGCAGGGCTGCCTGAGCGGCATCCTTGTCGCCGGAGGCGATCGCCTCCTCGACCTTGCGCAGATAGCTGCGCATGTTGCTTCGCCGGGTCTTATTGACGCCGGTACGACGGGTAATCTGGCGAACGGCTTTCTTCGCCGACTTGGTATTGGCCATGTTCAGGATCCTTGAGGGCTTCCGGTCCGCCTGGGGCGGCTCTCAGAAAGCGCCGTAAATACGAATTTGGCATGCTCTATACAGAGCGGCCTCCGAGGCGTCAACCTGGCCTGAATTAGCGGTTCTTGAATTGAGGCTTCCGCTTCTCGATGAAGGCGGCCATCCCCTCTTTCTGATCTTCGGTGGCGAACAGCGAGTAGAACTGGTTGCGCTCGAAGCGAACGCCCTCCGAGAGGGTGGTGACGAAGCCGCGGTTGATCGACTCCTTGATCATCATGACCACGTGGACCGGGAAGTCGGCGATCTTCGAGGCCGTCTTCATGGCCTCGTCATGCAACGACTCCACGGGCACGATGCGGCTTACGAGATTTGAGCGCTCGGCCTCGTCGGCGAACATCTGCCGGCCGGTCAGGCACAGTTCCATGGCTTTGGCCTTGCCCACGGCGCGGGTCAAGCGCTGGGTGCCGCCGGCGCCCGGCATGATCCCGAGATTGATCTCCGGCTGACCGAACACCGCGTTCTCGGCCGCCAAAATGATGTCGCAAGACATCGCCAATTCGCAGCCGCCGCCGAGCGCGTAGCCGGCGACTGCCGCGATGATCGGCTTGCGGGTCGCAGCGATCGTGTCATAGGGCGCGAGGAACGCGGTGCTGTACGCCTCGACGGAGGTCTTGCTCTGCATCTCCTTGATATCGGCGCCCGCCGCGAAGGCCTTCTCGCCGCCGGTGATGACAATGCAGCCGATCTCCGGATCCTTGTCGAAGATGTTCAGCACTTCGCACAGCTCGCCGACGAGCTGGGAGTTGAGCGCGTTGAGGGCCTTCGGCCGGTTGAGGGTGATCAGCCCGACTTTGCCCTCGCGGGTCACGATCAGTGTTGCATATTCCTTGGTGGCTGGTGCTCCGCCGACCGCGGTCTGATCCATATACATGTGTGTCAGTTCCCTTATCTTTGGCAGATTGGACAGTAGAAGGTTGAGCGCCCGCCCTGCGCGATCCGGCGGATCGTGCCGTCGCAGGCGTCTCGCATGCAGCGCGCGTCCTCCCGTCCATAGGTTTGGAAGCGGTGCTGGAAACGGCCCAGCCGCCCGTCCGTATGGCGGTAGTCGCGCAAGGAGGAACCGCCCGCGCGAATGGCGTCGTGCAGGACGGAGGTGATGGCCGCGACCAGCGCGCCCGTCTTGGCAGTCGGGCGGCCCGTCTTCGTGGCGAGCGTGCCTGCGGCCCGCTCGGGCGACAGACCCGCGCGATGGAGCGCCTCGCAAACATAGATGTTTCCGAGCCCGGCGATGAGGCGCTGGTCCAGAAGCGCCGATTTGATCGGCGTGGTCTTGCCCTTCAGCCGCCCCGCAAGCCATTCGGGCGTCAGCTCCTCTCCCAGCGGTTCGATTCCGAGGCCCTTGAAGAGCGCGTGTGACTCGAGCTCCCCGGCTGCCGCAAGATCCATGATGCCGAATCGGCGCACGTCGGAATAGCGGACGGTCGAGCCATCGCCCAAGTGGAAGACGATATGCTCGTGCTTGGGAAAGCCGAAGGCGGCCGACGGGCTCGGGTCGTGCACGAAGTCGCCAGGCGCTGTCTTGCCGGCGCCCGCCTTCTCAATCGCGAAGCGGCCGGTCATGCCGAGATGCATGATCAGTACCTGGCCGTCGTCCAAACGCGCCAGGAGATATTTCGCGCGCCGGTCCAGCCCCTCGATGGCGCGGCCCGTCAGACGCTCGGCGAATCGCGCGGGCAGGGGAAAGCGTAAGTCCGGCCGGCGCTGCTCCACGCGCGCGAACGCGTTTCCCACCAGCACGGGCTCCAATCCCCGGCGCACGGTCTCGACTTCAGGCAGCTCAGGCATGGGCCTCGAAAGTCCTACGGTCGGAAAATGAGGATTTCCAAGGCTGTTCCGGTACGCTGCAGTGCAAGGTCATCATCATTGCACCGCAACAATAGCGTGAACTCAGGGCTTAGGCTATTGTCCGCTGCCATGCCAGACGACGTGAAAAATCAAGGCGATTCCGGGACCGAGACGAGCTTCGGCTTCGCCCGTGTGTCGGAGAGCGCCCGCCAAGGCCTCGTCAACGAGGTCTTCTCCAAGGTCGCGAGCCGCTACGACCTGATGAACGATCTAATGTCGGGCGGGCTGCACCGCCTGTGGAAGGCGGATCTCGTGACCGCGCTCGCCCCGCCGAAGTCCGATGTGCCCTTCGCGCTGATCGACGTAG
This genomic window from Methyloceanibacter caenitepidi contains:
- a CDS encoding rhodanese-like domain-containing protein, whose amino-acid sequence is MDNYTVDEVDVASTWSALQGNPRSQLVDVRTRAEWTYVGIPDLGALGKRAVLVEWQTFPDQSVDPRFADRLAHELQALGVQVDDDLFFICRSGSRSLAAAKAMASAGYRACHNVSEGFEGPLDDDRHRGSLSGWKATGLPWLQG
- the dnaA gene encoding chromosomal replication initiator protein DnaA codes for the protein MRGELGEDVYASWFRGVEVDDIADGVIHLTVATRFLRNWLRTHYYDTVLRQVQGEWPNAERLEFSVRQPHFTVEPPKDVAIPRAVSPQVVAERSALPMPLRTGYDGFEGSPLDPRLSFGSFVVGNTNKLAHAAAHQVALSSSSPQSPFNPLFLHGNVGLGKTHLLHAIAWEVKRQKPEAEVLYLTAERFMSGFVQALRARDALAFKEKLRNIDILLIDDMEFLQGPTIQQEFCHTLNSLIDGGRQVVVAADRAPTHLDKLDMRMRSRLGGGLVAEIKTMDYDLRHKILEKRALEACAETNGLEVSDTVLAFLAERLTESGRELEGAVHRLRASYQLTDEPVTIAVAEQIVRDLMRGAEPRRVRIDDILRTVSKHYGVNRSDLLSGRRNRSIVRPRQIGMYLAKLLTSRSLPEIGRRFGNRDHTTVLHAIRKVEQLMSDDTQLREEIELLKRLLRD
- the mutM gene encoding bifunctional DNA-formamidopyrimidine glycosylase/DNA-(apurinic or apyrimidinic site) lyase; its protein translation is MPELPEVETVRRGLEPVLVGNAFARVEQRRPDLRFPLPARFAERLTGRAIEGLDRRAKYLLARLDDGQVLIMHLGMTGRFAIEKAGAGKTAPGDFVHDPSPSAAFGFPKHEHIVFHLGDGSTVRYSDVRRFGIMDLAAAGELESHALFKGLGIEPLGEELTPEWLAGRLKGKTTPIKSALLDQRLIAGLGNIYVCEALHRAGLSPERAAGTLATKTGRPTAKTGALVAAITSVLHDAIRAGGSSLRDYRHTDGRLGRFQHRFQTYGREDARCMRDACDGTIRRIAQGGRSTFYCPICQR
- a CDS encoding enoyl-CoA hydratase: MYMDQTAVGGAPATKEYATLIVTREGKVGLITLNRPKALNALNSQLVGELCEVLNIFDKDPEIGCIVITGGEKAFAAGADIKEMQSKTSVEAYSTAFLAPYDTIAATRKPIIAAVAGYALGGGCELAMSCDIILAAENAVFGQPEINLGIMPGAGGTQRLTRAVGKAKAMELCLTGRQMFADEAERSNLVSRIVPVESLHDEAMKTASKIADFPVHVVMMIKESINRGFVTTLSEGVRFERNQFYSLFATEDQKEGMAAFIEKRKPQFKNR
- the dnaN gene encoding DNA polymerase III subunit beta, with amino-acid sequence MRLTIEKPKLARALAHMASVVERRNTIPILSNVLLTAGENALKLTATDLDMEVVETVDCTIAADGAVTVPAHMFNDIVRKLPDGDIAIDRDAEQERLTITSGPAQFSLQTLPADDFPTLSVEDLDHSFTVPAANLKRLIEKTRFAISTEETRYYLNGIYLHAAETDGKETLRAVATDGHRLAQVEIALPAGAKGMPGVIVPRKTVADLLHLTEAGDEDIRIELSPSKIRVSAGQIVLTSKLIDGTFPDYERVIPQGNDKRLELDNVTFEQAVDRVSTLSNDKGRAVKLALAGDTLTLTVNNPESGSATEELPVSYDADPLEIGFNARYLLDIAQQLESETAEFLFADPGSPTMVRDVKDTSTLYVLMPMRV
- the rpsT gene encoding 30S ribosomal protein S20, yielding MANTKSAKKAVRQITRRTGVNKTRRSNMRSYLRKVEEAIASGDKDAAQAALRSAEPVVARTAQLGILHRRAASRKVSRLAKRVGAMNA